A stretch of Sebastes fasciatus isolate fSebFas1 chromosome 19, fSebFas1.pri, whole genome shotgun sequence DNA encodes these proteins:
- the LOC141757611 gene encoding uncharacterized protein LOC141757611, with the protein MDALTEEAGRADVDVDAEMTALTPEDVTGQNLEASDEVENLRNSLREAVHDDNVRPKMQCLMMDSSFSMVTVQGEDSGIAWETTPSRCSTPWASDAGVDLSSPVAARPATPGSVPAGKIIFVMDEELISRRKKTKERTNQKSKADRQREVLVESSENVSGRPELVEVSQPNVKTEDGEEEEEHDPLVDKEQQQFSLVSEGSEISNIVVPPKFATVDEEESREMVDNLSYLEDSLVPKASEETNDSELTGSDTARSEQVTFSSSVGVSVMDPPGAPVARPPGRGAAGNVDYFETFALIDAQAPGSPAVVAQGQTEEEFVVVPEIQEEPVQSKDTTTTPVDNSDTISLLEITSELLDEVFYGSTDIMKPLDKEEGHVARARLPSKPSGSTLFGSQEDILTPIFLPEGPRKIIDQILLEEPKAMAFHYTDLYEEATGCRKIEEDAESLTSEKSFHSRHSDREARGYLEKFVLIDETPATDVEPSDKGEHPQEGPWVLTQDLYEFADLISKTEKDEMLNSEEEITDFFRTGDNASPCNVEPFVQSLEEEDETQLKDKTTKKVSIKIQKVPVDPLSVSSFEFVSEEPDWGSEDDHPEAPDDKDTEMRRQDSEMQKPVAPPRRKAASSPKERLDLTPLTPVDVMQEEEEEEVAGGKEQRVEEKETASPAETADEGDGDGDGDGGGEGTNVALLEDALAAVESPQTESVAAAEEKDTQTVEETRQTEPEGSAKSEVSPEKQAEPAKDKGQCVIL; encoded by the exons ATGGATGCTCTGACAGAGGAGGCAGGACGGGCGGATGTGGATGTGGACGCGGAGATGACGGCGTTGACCCCTGAAGATGTTACAGGACAAAACCTGGAGGCCAGTGATGAAGTGGAGAACCTCAGAAACAG CTTACGCGAGGCCGTCCACGACGACAACGTGCGACCCAAGATGCAGTGCCTGATGATGGACTCCTCCTTCTCCATGGTGACCGTGCAAGGCGAGGACAGCGGCATCGCGTGGGAGACGACGCCCAGCCGCTGCTCCACGCCGTGGGCATCTGACGCCGGCGTGGATCTCAGCTCTCCGGTTGCAGCGCGGCCTGCGACGCCGGGGTCGGTTCCAGCGGGGAAGATCATCTTCGTCATGGACGAGGAGCTGATTTCACGACGGAAGAAGACTAAAGAGAGGACGAACCAGAAGAGTAAAGCAGACAGGCAGCGAGAAGTCCTGGTAGAGAGTTCGGAGAACGTCTCAGGAAGGCCGGAGTTGGTGGAAGTCTCACAGCCGAATGTGAAAACCGAGgacggggaggaagaggaagagcacGATCCTCTGGTGgataaagagcagcagcagttcaGCTTAGTGTCCGAGGGCTCTGAGATCAGCAACATCGTCGTTCCTCCAAAATTTGCGACTGTGGAcgaagaggagagcagagagatggtGGACAACCTCTCGTATCTGGAGGACAGCCTCGTCCCTAAAGCCAGCGAGGAGACGAATGATAGCGAGCTCACGGGATCGGATACAGCGAGAAGCGAGCAGGTCACGTTCTCGTCTTCAGTCGGTGTAAGCGTGATGGATCCACCGGGCGCTCCGGTGGCCAGACCTCCAGGACGAGGAGCTGCTGGTAACGTGGACTACTTCGAGACGTTCGCCCTGATTGACGCCCAAGCTCCAGGAAGTCCCGCTGTGGTCGCGCAGGGACAGACGGAGGAAGAGTTCGTGGTCGTCCCCGAGATCCAGGAAGAACCTGTGCAGTCTAAAGACACCACGACAACACCTGTGGACAACTCAGACACAATCAGTTTATTGGAAATCACCAGCGAGCTTCTGGACGAAGTCTTCTACGGCAGTACGGACATCATGAAACCGTTAGACAAAGAGGAGGGACACGTAGCTCGCGCTAGACTCCCCTCAAAACCCAGCGGTTCCACTTTGTTTGGAAGCCAAGAGGACATCCTGACTCCCATCTTCCTGCCAGAAGGACCTCGCAAAATTATCGACCAAATCCTGCTGGAGGAGCCCAAAGCGATGGCGTTCCATTACACCGACCTGTACGAGGAAGCGACCGGCTGTCGGAAAATAGAAGAGGACGCAGAAAGTCTGACATCTGAGAAGTCCTTCCACAGCCGGCATTCGGATCGGGAGGCCAGGGGATATCTAGAGAAATTTGTCCTCATAGATGAGACGCCTGCGACGGACGTGGAGCCATCTGATAAAGGAGAACACCCACAGGAAGGTCCTTGGGTGTTGACGCAAGATTTGTATGAGTTTGCCGATTTGATttcaaagacagaaaaagacgAGATGCTGAATTCAGAAGAGGAAATCACAGACTTCTTCAGGACCGGCGACAACGCTTCTCCCTGTAATGTGGAGCCTTTCGTTCAATCGCTCGAAGAGGAAGACGAAACCCAATTAAAAGATAAGACAACGAAAAAAGTCTCCATTAAGATACAAAAAGTCCCAGTGGATCCGCTGAGCGTCTCGAGCTTTGAGTTTGTCTCCGAGGAACCCGACTGGGGGAGTGAAGATGATCATCCTGAAGCTCCTGACGACAAAGATACAGAAATGAGGAGACAAGATTCAGAAATGCAAAAGCCGGTCGCCCCTCCCAGGAGAAAGGCGGCGTCCTCTCCTAAGGAACGTCTGGATCTGACACCTCTGACTCCAGTTGATGTCatgcaggaagaagaagaagaagaagtggctGGTGGGAAGGAGCAGAgggtggaggagaaggagacgGCATCACCGGCGGAGACCGCCGACGAGGGAGAtggtgatggagatggagatggaggtggcGAGGGAACGAATGTTGCTCTGTTGGAAGACGCCCTGGCTGCAGTGGAGTCCCCACAAACTGAAAGTGTCGCTGCAGCTGAAGAGAAAGACACTCAAACAGTAGAAGAAACAAGACAAACTGAACCAGAAGGATCGGCTAAATCAGAGGTTTCTCCAGAGAAACAAGCTGAACCAGCTAAAGACAAAGGACAGTGTGTCATACTTTAA
- the lhfpl2a gene encoding LHFPL tetraspan subfamily member 2a protein: MCHVIVTCRSMLWTLLSIVAAFGELIAFMSTDWLVGFPRTPDAVFGPHGATAAGEAYRPTLGIYGRCIKLPHLKRGILCGPYAIHFGEIASGFWQATSIFLAAGILLLCAVAFISVFTMCFQSIMKKSIFNVCGLLQGIAGLFLILGLMLYPAGWGSDKVQLYCGPDAAPYRAGLCSMGWAFYTAMGGTVLTFVCAVFSAQAEIATSSDKVQEEIEEGKSLICLL, encoded by the exons ATGTGCCATGTGATTGTCACCTGCCGCTCCATGCTGTGGACTCTGCTGAGCATCGTGGCGGCGTTCGGAGAGCTCATCGCCTTCATGAGTACTGACTGGCTGGTGGGATTCCCCCGCACCCCCGACGCCGTCTTCGGCCCCCATGGGGCCACCGCCGCCGGAGAGGCCTACAGGCCCACTTTAGGCATCTACGGCCGCTGTATAAAACTGCCCCACCTGAAGCGTGGAATACTGTGCGGACCGTACGCGATACACTTTGGGGAGATTGCCAGCGGGTTCTGGCAGGCGACGTCTATCTTCCTGGCGGCGGGGATCCTGCTGCTGTGTGCCGTGGCGTTCATCTCGGTCTTCACCATGTGTTTCCAGAGCATCATGAAGAAGAGCATCTTCAACGTGTGTGGACTGCTGCAAGGGATCGCAG GTCTGTTTCTGATCCTGGGTCTGATGTTGTACCCCGCTGGCTGGGGTTCGGACAAGGTCCAGCTGTACTGCGGTCCCGACGCGGCCCCGTACCGGGCCGGGCTCTGCTCCATGGGCTGGGCCTTCTACACCGCCATGGGCGGCACCGTGCTCACCTTCGTCTGCGCCGTCTTCTCCGCGCAGGCCGAGATCGCCACCTCCAGCGACAAGGTCCAGGAGGAGATCGAGGAGGGGAAGAGCCTCATCTGCCTCCTCTGA